Proteins from a genomic interval of Niabella soli DSM 19437:
- a CDS encoding rhamnogalacturonan acetylesterase, with the protein MKKLFYFFLLFGVNGNLLVPQLYAQTYKFDFGKGKTGKGYNKVLPETVYNPQTGYGIDLGTTVMSNTSVGKAAPTDGFLTSDQPFYFSVKLPEGNYDVKVWTGDDRGTADIAVRAENRRMFVNRLQTKKGQHKLIEFTVNIRDSLIAGTNKKIRLKPREYAYLHWDDKLTLEFNSTSPKVNAIEITPNKKAVSVFLAGNSTVVDGASEPYSAWGQMFPYFFQPGKVAIVNLAESGETLSSFIGARRFEKLLSLMKPGDYAFVEFGHNDQKQKGQGIGAFTSYKKDLEYFIDAVKKKGGIPVVVTSVQRRRFDSSGRIVETLGDYPAAGRLTAKEKGVALIDLNALSKTMFEAMGEQGSLLAFAHFPAGAFPNRKEAIADNTHFRPFGAYEVAKLILSGVRKSVPGLAQFIKPGEPVFDPARPDAYSSFYWPQSPGKDATKPDGN; encoded by the coding sequence ATGAAAAAATTATTCTATTTCTTTTTGCTGTTTGGTGTTAACGGCAATTTGCTGGTACCACAATTATATGCACAAACCTATAAGTTTGATTTTGGCAAAGGCAAAACCGGAAAAGGATATAATAAAGTGTTGCCGGAAACCGTTTATAACCCGCAAACGGGCTATGGCATTGACCTGGGCACTACAGTAATGAGTAATACATCAGTAGGGAAAGCTGCACCAACAGACGGCTTCCTTACCAGCGATCAACCCTTTTATTTTTCAGTAAAACTACCGGAAGGGAACTATGATGTAAAGGTCTGGACAGGAGATGACCGGGGTACTGCAGATATAGCGGTTCGTGCGGAAAACCGGCGGATGTTTGTGAACCGGCTGCAAACCAAAAAGGGACAACACAAGCTTATTGAATTTACCGTAAATATCCGCGACAGCCTGATTGCAGGGACTAACAAAAAAATACGCCTTAAGCCGCGGGAATATGCCTATCTGCACTGGGATGATAAACTGACACTGGAGTTTAACAGCACCAGCCCTAAAGTGAACGCCATTGAAATTACGCCCAATAAAAAAGCAGTGTCTGTTTTCCTGGCGGGGAACTCAACGGTGGTGGATGGCGCCAGTGAGCCTTATTCTGCCTGGGGGCAGATGTTCCCTTATTTTTTCCAGCCGGGCAAAGTGGCTATCGTAAACCTAGCGGAGTCGGGTGAAACCCTGAGCAGCTTTATTGGAGCACGGCGCTTTGAAAAATTGCTGAGCCTGATGAAGCCGGGCGATTATGCTTTTGTGGAATTTGGTCATAACGATCAAAAACAGAAGGGACAAGGCATTGGTGCTTTTACCAGCTATAAAAAAGATCTTGAATATTTTATTGATGCGGTAAAAAAGAAAGGCGGTATCCCGGTGGTGGTTACATCCGTACAACGGCGGCGTTTCGACAGTAGCGGCCGGATCGTGGAAACCCTGGGTGATTATCCTGCAGCGGGGCGCTTAACGGCTAAAGAAAAAGGAGTGGCATTGATTGATCTGAATGCGCTAAGCAAAACGATGTTTGAGGCAATGGGGGAGCAGGGATCACTGCTGGCTTTTGCGCATTTCCCTGCCGGTGCATTTCCCAATAGAAAAGAAGCGATTGCCGACAATACCCATTTTCGCCCGTTTGGCGCTTATGAAGTTGCAAAGCTGATCCTGAGCGGGGTCAGAAAATCCGTGCCTGGTTTGGCGCAGTTTATAAAGCCGGGAGAGCCTGTTTTTGATCCGGCAAGGCCCGATGCTTATTCCAGCTTTTACTGGCCGCAAAGCCCCGGCAAAGATGCTACAAAGCCCGATGGGAACTAG
- a CDS encoding glycosyl hydrolase 115 family protein → MYKKRIAVMLAALAFPLVACADIVFHNHTNLTVSINRNEAAVVYTALELFGSDYKKVFDGRMVKGGNAQVFIGTIGNNSEAERGIAKKQLELLRLHSEGFVLVVQNGKLYILGSDKRGTAYGILELSRLIGVSPWEWWADAHPEKKTSFSLKNGYSRMEYPSVTYRGIFLNDEDFGLLPWASQHFEPGLPAVGKTKGAIGPKTYSKIFELLLRLRANLIWPAMHEVTVPFYLTKGNKEAADKYGIIVGTSHCEPLMRNSVTEWDIYGKGDYNYVTNKDAMLTYWTERLQALKGADNIYTVGLRGKHDGMMQGVKTLAEHKKVLTEVLKDERELLRQYVNPDITKVPQVFVPYKEVLEVYNDGLELPDDVTLIWCDDNYGYMTHFPNEQERARKGGSGVYYHISYWGRPHDYLWLATNHPAQLYTQMKQAYDKGAKRLWMLNVGDIKPGEYLIELYMDMAWNIGSIENNEAGLEQHLSTWLNRGFGEATAKELVPVMNEYYRLAYIHKPEFMGGTRTEETNPGYKLIADLPWSETEINLRIKEYDAIEDKVMRLAKKIPREKRNSWFELIEYPVRSAAEMNKKLLYGQLARHAVVDWAMSDKAFETIIALTQQYNALEDGKWKGVMSFDPRKLVEYEKLPHIRSETALIENKAPRFLFNGKTYESFTGGKPIAYGLGYQRGAINLSKGSAVVYSFTAAATDSIRIETDLAPNHPVAGKTIRYSIRVDDGPAQAVDYATQGRSEEWKENVLNNQARRTTRHRLTKAGKHTVLIKALDEGVIVDQVKVW, encoded by the coding sequence ATGTATAAAAAACGAATCGCGGTTATGCTGGCCGCGCTTGCCTTTCCGCTCGTCGCTTGTGCTGATATTGTTTTTCACAATCATACAAATCTGACCGTATCCATCAACCGGAACGAGGCGGCAGTAGTATATACAGCACTTGAATTGTTTGGAAGCGATTATAAGAAGGTGTTTGACGGGCGTATGGTAAAAGGAGGTAATGCGCAGGTATTTATCGGAACAATTGGAAATAATAGCGAAGCGGAAAGGGGTATTGCAAAAAAGCAGTTGGAGTTATTACGCCTGCACAGTGAAGGGTTCGTGCTGGTAGTGCAAAACGGCAAGCTATATATTCTTGGTAGTGATAAACGGGGTACGGCCTATGGTATACTGGAACTGTCCAGGTTAATTGGTGTATCGCCCTGGGAATGGTGGGCCGATGCGCACCCTGAAAAGAAAACTTCCTTTAGTTTAAAAAACGGGTATAGCCGGATGGAATACCCTTCCGTTACCTACCGGGGCATATTTCTTAACGACGAAGATTTTGGTTTGTTGCCCTGGGCCAGTCAGCATTTTGAACCGGGCCTGCCTGCCGTTGGAAAAACAAAAGGCGCTATTGGTCCCAAAACCTATTCGAAGATTTTTGAATTATTGCTGCGCTTAAGAGCGAACCTGATCTGGCCGGCGATGCACGAGGTAACGGTCCCTTTTTATTTAACAAAGGGCAACAAGGAAGCAGCAGATAAATATGGCATTATCGTTGGTACTTCGCACTGCGAGCCGCTGATGCGTAACAGCGTTACCGAATGGGATATTTATGGAAAAGGCGATTATAATTATGTTACCAACAAAGACGCCATGCTAACCTACTGGACGGAGCGGCTGCAGGCGTTGAAGGGCGCTGATAATATTTATACCGTAGGTTTGCGCGGTAAGCACGATGGCATGATGCAGGGCGTAAAAACACTGGCGGAGCACAAAAAAGTATTAACCGAAGTGCTGAAGGATGAACGCGAACTATTGAGGCAATATGTAAATCCCGACATAACAAAAGTACCGCAGGTGTTTGTTCCCTATAAAGAAGTATTAGAGGTGTATAACGATGGCTTAGAGCTGCCGGATGATGTAACACTTATCTGGTGCGATGATAATTATGGTTATATGACGCACTTTCCCAATGAACAGGAACGCGCAAGAAAAGGAGGCAGCGGCGTGTATTATCATATTTCCTATTGGGGACGCCCGCATGATTACCTCTGGCTGGCTACGAATCACCCCGCACAATTGTATACGCAAATGAAACAGGCGTATGATAAAGGCGCAAAGCGGTTGTGGATGCTGAATGTGGGTGATATTAAACCTGGTGAGTACCTGATTGAGTTGTACATGGACATGGCTTGGAATATCGGTTCGATAGAAAACAATGAAGCCGGTCTGGAGCAGCATTTGTCTACCTGGCTGAACCGCGGATTTGGCGAAGCCACAGCGAAGGAATTAGTGCCGGTGATGAATGAATATTATCGCCTGGCCTATATTCATAAACCTGAGTTTATGGGCGGCACCCGAACCGAAGAAACGAACCCGGGCTATAAGTTGATCGCTGATCTTCCATGGAGCGAAACGGAAATTAATCTGCGGATAAAAGAGTATGATGCTATTGAAGACAAAGTGATGCGGCTTGCTAAAAAGATACCGCGTGAAAAAAGGAATAGCTGGTTTGAGTTGATTGAATACCCCGTGCGCAGTGCAGCGGAAATGAATAAAAAATTGTTATACGGCCAACTCGCGCGACATGCGGTGGTGGACTGGGCTATGAGCGACAAGGCCTTTGAAACGATCATTGCGCTGACACAGCAATACAATGCATTGGAAGATGGCAAGTGGAAGGGGGTTATGAGCTTTGACCCCAGGAAATTAGTTGAGTATGAAAAGTTGCCGCATATAAGATCCGAAACCGCCCTGATCGAAAATAAAGCGCCCCGTTTTTTATTTAACGGAAAGACGTATGAAAGTTTTACGGGCGGGAAGCCCATAGCTTATGGCCTGGGCTATCAGCGCGGCGCCATAAACCTGTCAAAAGGAAGCGCTGTAGTTTACAGTTTTACCGCGGCTGCTACAGATTCAATTCGAATAGAAACGGATCTGGCGCCCAATCATCCGGTTGCGGGCAAAACGATCCGTTATTCGATCCGCGTTGACGATGGCCCGGCGCAGGCAGTGGATTATGCCACACAGGGCCGCAGTGAAGAATGGAAGGAGAACGTGTTGAATAATCAGGCCCGGCGCACCACCCGCCACAGGCTAACAAAAGCGGGCAAACATACAGTACTCATTAAAGCGTTGGATGAGGGGGTTATAGTAGATCAGGTAAAGGTTTGGTAG
- a CDS encoding glycoside hydrolase family 2 TIM barrel-domain containing protein, translating into MFRRSVAFFIIALLAAVNLPAQQETRINQLFNFGWRFHFGDAKDAEKPGYDDAGWKALDLPHDFQINQPWVEAAGGARGFKEMSTGWYRKTFKADPAWKGKKVLLDFEGIMLTGDAWLNGEKIGGTDYGYLGFETDISKLLRYDGDNVVAVRASTGDKGASRWYTGGGLFRDVHLIVKNEIAVARHGVYITTPAITSQKATVNVQVALDGITNKNYNLAIRAAILAPDGKQVAVTTAIAPQRNKLKTVEVPLPAVAIPAPQLWSCETPDLYTAVVTLTLDGKPIDAAEQKFGIRTIEFSKEFGFRLNGKKVFLKGIANHHDLGAVGVAAYETAIARQMDQLKAFGFNSIRTSHNPYSEAFLRLADEKGILIVDELYDKWSNKDYWAGRKPWTALWFENEMEWIRRDRNHPSVILWSFGNELQMREDLAGLPTGDWGVTTYRLMNVLAKRYDSTRKTTVAMFPARAGGVGKNDPDFNTKIVPPELATVTDVSSFNYRWLNYPDYLKHAPNMIIYQSEATTNELVAPFYGMDRERMVGLAYWGAIEYWGESNKWPKKGWNYSYFDHTLQPNPQAYLIKSIFSDNPLVRIAVMSNDADTVTWNEIVVGKKASFSHWNWEAGKKYNVFTYTNADEVELFVNGKSFGVQKNNTTVDKHNMILWQNIPYSPGKITAVARKNGREVARHELETAGKAVGLKIEAEHTNWKADGMDLQYVKVYAVDSKGRRVYTASPAEVHFKVAGAAKLIAVDNGDQFSNELFDGGHRQLYNGFALAILRSGQRPGQVSIKVSADGLKPAEKKFITK; encoded by the coding sequence ATGTTCAGAAGATCAGTTGCATTTTTTATCATTGCTTTGCTGGCCGCGGTAAACCTTCCGGCCCAGCAGGAGACGCGTATCAACCAGTTGTTCAATTTTGGATGGAGGTTTCATTTTGGTGACGCTAAGGATGCCGAAAAACCGGGCTATGATGATGCCGGCTGGAAAGCATTGGATCTGCCGCATGATTTCCAGATCAACCAGCCCTGGGTGGAGGCCGCCGGTGGAGCCCGTGGGTTTAAAGAAATGAGCACCGGCTGGTACCGCAAAACATTTAAAGCCGATCCTGCCTGGAAAGGCAAAAAAGTATTGCTCGATTTTGAAGGCATCATGCTTACAGGCGACGCCTGGCTGAACGGTGAAAAAATAGGCGGTACCGATTATGGGTACCTTGGTTTTGAGACGGATATTTCAAAGCTGCTTAGGTACGACGGCGATAATGTGGTAGCAGTGCGCGCGTCCACCGGCGATAAAGGCGCTTCCCGCTGGTACACGGGCGGCGGGCTTTTCAGGGATGTGCATCTTATTGTTAAAAATGAAATAGCCGTTGCCCGTCATGGAGTTTACATTACTACGCCCGCCATCACGTCACAAAAGGCAACCGTTAACGTACAGGTAGCATTGGATGGCATTACGAATAAAAATTATAACCTTGCTATCCGGGCGGCCATCCTGGCACCCGACGGGAAACAGGTGGCGGTTACTACTGCCATAGCACCGCAGCGCAATAAACTTAAAACAGTTGAAGTGCCGTTGCCGGCCGTCGCTATTCCTGCACCGCAATTGTGGTCCTGCGAAACGCCTGATCTCTATACCGCGGTTGTGACGTTAACGCTGGATGGAAAACCCATCGATGCCGCTGAGCAAAAATTTGGCATCCGCACCATCGAATTCTCTAAAGAATTTGGGTTCAGGTTAAATGGTAAAAAAGTTTTTCTTAAAGGGATCGCGAATCATCACGACCTGGGTGCGGTGGGCGTTGCGGCCTATGAAACGGCTATTGCCCGGCAGATGGATCAACTGAAAGCCTTTGGCTTTAATAGTATCCGTACCTCGCACAACCCTTATTCTGAAGCTTTCCTGCGGCTGGCTGATGAAAAAGGTATTTTAATTGTGGATGAGCTTTATGATAAATGGAGCAATAAAGATTACTGGGCCGGACGAAAGCCCTGGACTGCATTATGGTTTGAAAATGAAATGGAGTGGATCAGGCGGGACAGGAACCACCCGTCGGTGATCCTGTGGTCCTTTGGAAACGAGCTGCAGATGCGCGAAGACCTTGCCGGGCTCCCGACAGGCGATTGGGGCGTTACTACTTATCGTCTAATGAATGTGCTGGCCAAACGTTATGATTCCACCCGTAAAACTACAGTCGCAATGTTTCCCGCACGGGCGGGCGGCGTGGGTAAGAACGACCCGGATTTTAATACAAAAATTGTTCCTCCGGAACTGGCCACCGTTACGGATGTTTCGAGCTTTAATTACCGGTGGCTGAATTACCCCGATTACCTGAAACACGCACCCAATATGATCATCTACCAGAGTGAAGCCACCACCAATGAACTGGTTGCCCCGTTTTATGGTATGGACCGGGAACGGATGGTAGGACTGGCTTATTGGGGCGCAATCGAATATTGGGGAGAATCGAACAAGTGGCCAAAGAAAGGATGGAACTATTCCTATTTTGATCATACGCTGCAACCCAACCCGCAAGCCTACCTGATTAAAAGTATTTTTTCCGACAACCCCCTGGTCCGTATCGCTGTAATGAGTAACGATGCGGATACCGTAACATGGAATGAGATTGTAGTAGGTAAAAAAGCGTCGTTCTCCCATTGGAATTGGGAGGCCGGGAAAAAGTATAACGTCTTTACCTATACCAATGCAGACGAAGTGGAGTTATTCGTAAATGGAAAGTCTTTCGGCGTGCAAAAAAATAACACCACAGTTGATAAGCACAATATGATCCTCTGGCAGAATATACCCTATTCCCCGGGGAAAATAACAGCGGTTGCCCGAAAAAACGGGAGAGAAGTGGCGCGCCACGAACTGGAAACTGCCGGCAAGGCCGTGGGGCTGAAAATTGAAGCGGAACATACGAATTGGAAGGCTGATGGTATGGATCTGCAATATGTAAAAGTATATGCGGTGGATAGTAAAGGCCGCCGTGTGTATACCGCCAGCCCGGCGGAAGTGCATTTCAAAGTAGCGGGCGCTGCAAAGCTGATCGCTGTGGATAATGGCGATCAGTTCAGCAATGAATTGTTTGATGGAGGTCACAGACAATTGTATAACGGTTTTGCCTTAGCGATCCTGCGGTCTGGTCAGCGGCCAGGGCAGGTCAGCATCAAGGTGTCCGCAGATGGATTGAAGCCTGCAGAAAAGAAATTTATTACAAAATAA
- a CDS encoding polysaccharide deacetylase family protein: MRRYLILAGLLLFYCWRSIAGAQVHVIITAGQSNTDGRVPNKLLPAYIKTLATDTISFARGAYRYCKIARNRNDGRFIPYFPKGRISEGYWTYDAVTYYRLEQALQHDFYVVKYAVGGTSIQYPSDTAKGRYWSANADWLAKTTSCEKGGKSLLLSFTEAIDAAIDSTLSKLKRGYQVDAFLWHQGESDDRYDRKYYENLGAIIAYVRKHLTERTGKDYSHLPFVFGSIPYANRHFKPLVDEAMRRIAEEDPNAYFVDMSEGALQQDRTHFTEKSAEYLGEEMYKLLAKILWLDGTGFHIAKYRNDKTCAISYTFDDGLLEQATLAAPAFDRLGFKATFFVNGRSIEDTTAAGGKPRVSWEQLKQMSVHGHEISNHGWEHRNFGKFLLKEIATDIAKNDSVIGLNTGATPRTFAYPNNTKTSEGVALAGRGRIATRLLQFSVGGKSTKENLEKKINELLANGAWGVTMTHGLTYGYDHFSDTAIFWDHLKKVKALEDKIWVGTFREVAAYSQEQKAITYEVRKIPNGLTILPELKLDQSLYTEPLTAVIEKRNIKSPIIYQGDEKLIPRVLANKILFDFDPHGKKIIVTF, encoded by the coding sequence ATGCGCAGATACTTGATTCTTGCAGGGCTGTTATTATTCTATTGCTGGCGCTCTATTGCCGGCGCTCAGGTGCATGTTATCATCACAGCCGGTCAATCGAACACCGACGGGCGTGTGCCTAATAAATTGTTGCCCGCCTATATCAAAACCTTAGCCACCGATACCATAAGCTTCGCCAGAGGAGCTTATCGCTATTGCAAAATTGCACGGAACCGGAACGATGGCAGGTTCATTCCTTATTTTCCCAAAGGAAGAATCTCTGAAGGGTACTGGACCTATGATGCGGTAACCTACTACCGGCTCGAACAGGCTTTACAGCATGATTTTTATGTTGTGAAATATGCCGTGGGCGGTACGTCTATTCAATACCCCAGTGATACGGCAAAAGGCAGATACTGGTCGGCTAATGCAGACTGGCTTGCAAAGACCACTTCGTGCGAAAAAGGAGGAAAGTCGCTACTGCTCTCGTTTACAGAGGCTATTGATGCAGCGATTGACAGCACTTTGTCGAAACTTAAAAGAGGTTACCAGGTAGATGCTTTTCTTTGGCACCAGGGCGAAAGTGATGATCGTTACGATCGAAAATATTATGAGAACCTGGGTGCTATCATTGCATATGTAAGAAAGCATCTGACTGAAAGGACGGGTAAGGATTATTCGCACCTGCCCTTTGTTTTCGGTTCTATACCCTATGCTAACCGTCATTTTAAGCCCCTTGTGGATGAGGCGATGAGACGGATTGCTGAAGAAGATCCCAACGCCTATTTTGTGGACATGTCTGAAGGCGCCCTGCAGCAGGATCGCACGCATTTTACCGAAAAATCGGCCGAATACCTGGGGGAAGAAATGTACAAACTATTGGCTAAAATACTCTGGTTAGATGGGACTGGTTTTCATATTGCAAAATATCGCAATGACAAAACCTGTGCAATCAGCTATACTTTTGATGATGGGTTGCTGGAGCAGGCTACGCTTGCGGCTCCGGCTTTCGACAGGCTGGGTTTTAAAGCTACTTTTTTTGTAAATGGCAGATCCATTGAAGATACGACGGCGGCAGGCGGAAAGCCGCGCGTATCCTGGGAGCAGCTTAAACAAATGTCGGTGCACGGCCACGAAATATCCAATCATGGGTGGGAGCATCGTAATTTTGGTAAATTTTTATTAAAAGAAATTGCGACAGATATTGCTAAAAATGATAGTGTCATAGGCCTGAATACTGGGGCCACTCCGCGGACTTTTGCTTATCCGAATAATACAAAAACTTCGGAAGGTGTTGCGCTGGCCGGCCGGGGCCGGATCGCTACCCGTCTTTTGCAATTTTCGGTCGGCGGAAAAAGTACAAAGGAAAATCTTGAAAAAAAGATTAATGAACTGCTTGCCAACGGCGCCTGGGGCGTAACGATGACGCATGGGCTGACCTATGGCTACGATCATTTCAGCGATACGGCCATCTTTTGGGATCATTTAAAAAAAGTAAAAGCGTTGGAAGATAAAATATGGGTAGGCACGTTTAGGGAGGTGGCGGCCTATAGCCAGGAGCAAAAAGCCATAACCTATGAGGTTAGGAAAATACCCAACGGACTTACGATCCTGCCCGAACTAAAGCTGGATCAATCCCTTTATACCGAACCCCTGACCGCTGTAATTGAAAAAAGAAATATAAAGAGCCCCATCATTTACCAGGGAGACGAGAAATTGATTCCCCGGGTTTTGGCCAATAAAATACTGTTTGATTTTGATCCGCATGGGAAAAAGATAATTGTAACGTTTTAG
- a CDS encoding rhamnogalacturonidase, with protein sequence MQYIKKFIFVLVVLFVFTALKTAAQTFPDGTAIPAWFSDTKIVSFNALGKKYNITDYGVRNDSTIVQTETIQAVIDKAAGSGGGVIVIPKGVFLSGSLFFKPRTHLYLETGATLKCSDRISDFKIVTTRIEGQSLKYFAALVNADGLDGFSISGGGIINGNGLNYWKAFWLRRQWNPKCTNMDEQRPRLLFVSNSKNVQVSGVQLLNSPFWTSHYYKCENLKIIGVQIRAGTNNGSDVRAPSSDGIDLDVCQNVLIKDCYISVNDDGICLKGGKGPTADKDPNNGANRNIIIEDNTIENCPSLTLGSESVFTRNVIMRHCTVKNTSHVLLLKMRPDTPQQHEDVWVENITGTARSFFSIGPWTQFFDLKGQPEPHSSARHITFRNCTVQCNDFLNIKPSKQYSLSDFSLENLNIMASGGTNIALDFIKNFSLKNIRVNDKQLAK encoded by the coding sequence ATGCAATATATAAAAAAGTTCATTTTCGTTTTAGTGGTGTTGTTCGTTTTTACCGCGCTCAAAACTGCAGCACAAACCTTTCCCGACGGAACGGCCATTCCGGCCTGGTTTTCAGATACGAAGATTGTATCGTTTAATGCATTGGGTAAAAAATATAACATTACTGATTATGGTGTAAGGAATGACAGCACCATCGTTCAAACCGAAACGATCCAGGCCGTGATCGACAAAGCCGCCGGGAGCGGCGGTGGAGTGATTGTCATTCCCAAAGGAGTGTTTCTCAGCGGTTCGCTGTTTTTTAAACCCAGGACGCATTTGTACCTGGAAACAGGAGCAACGCTGAAATGCAGCGATCGTATCTCCGATTTTAAAATTGTTACCACCCGGATAGAAGGGCAATCTTTGAAATATTTTGCTGCCCTGGTGAATGCCGATGGGCTGGATGGATTTTCAATTTCAGGTGGCGGCATCATCAATGGTAACGGGCTCAATTATTGGAAAGCTTTTTGGCTGCGCCGCCAATGGAATCCCAAATGTACCAATATGGATGAGCAGCGCCCGCGGCTCTTATTTGTTTCTAATAGTAAAAACGTACAGGTGTCGGGTGTGCAGTTGCTGAATTCGCCTTTCTGGACCTCTCATTATTATAAATGTGAAAACCTGAAAATTATCGGCGTGCAGATCCGCGCCGGCACTAATAATGGAAGCGATGTGCGCGCGCCCAGTTCTGATGGGATTGATCTGGATGTGTGTCAGAACGTGTTAATAAAAGATTGTTACATATCCGTAAACGATGATGGAATTTGCCTGAAGGGAGGCAAAGGGCCTACCGCAGATAAAGATCCCAATAACGGGGCCAACCGCAATATTATTATCGAAGATAATACCATTGAGAATTGTCCCTCCCTTACATTGGGCAGCGAATCGGTTTTTACCCGTAATGTGATTATGCGGCATTGCACTGTAAAGAATACTTCCCATGTACTGTTGCTGAAGATGCGCCCCGACACGCCGCAGCAGCATGAAGATGTGTGGGTGGAAAATATAACAGGAACTGCCCGCAGCTTTTTTTCGATAGGCCCCTGGACACAGTTTTTTGATCTGAAAGGGCAGCCGGAGCCGCACTCCTCAGCAAGGCATATTACCTTTCGGAATTGTACGGTGCAATGCAATGATTTTCTCAATATTAAACCGTCAAAACAATATTCCCTTTCTGATTTTAGTCTGGAAAACCTGAATATTATGGCTTCTGGCGGAACCAATATCGCATTGGATTTTATTAAAAATTTCAGTTTGAAAAATATCAGGGTGAATGATAAACAACTGGCGAAATAA